caatatagtattacaatattattagtaattacttttaatttctaTTGGGTATACAACTTTTtcgatcaaataaaaaaaaaaaagactaaatctattacagttttaatttattattacttatttacaaataataaaataataaggatCTTTTTAAATAAGCAgcttataatactttatactgAAAATCTACGGCACCAGGGCCCATAAAATAGTCAGCAAAGTAATCCCTCACTTCAATGCCTTCCGAACGAGTTCCTGTTCCACGAGCTTCTATGTCATCCAGGCTATGGGTTTCAGCATCTTCAAAATTAATTCCGTCTCTCTTACgaacaaaattatgtaatatacaacaCGCTTTGATGATAATGTCAGTGAATTCAGGTTCCACTTGTATGGGAGTATGCAACACACGCCATTTATTTGCAAGAACTCCGAAAGCACACTCAACTGTCCGCCTTGCTCTACTCAAtcgataattaaatatacgtcGAGTATCGGTTAGGTTACGTCCTGGATATGGtcttaataaatttgtatgtagAGCGAAAGCTTCGTCCCCAATAAAAACGAATGGCTGTGGATTGTTGTTTGTGTTTGGTAAAATATTTGGTTCAGGAAGATTAAGTTTTTTAGCATATAACATTTTACCAAAAGGGCATTCCTTAAATATATTGGAGTCCCCTTCTCT
The DNA window shown above is from Acyrthosiphon pisum isolate AL4f unplaced genomic scaffold, pea_aphid_22Mar2018_4r6ur Scaffold_20640;HRSCAF=21690, whole genome shotgun sequence and carries:
- the LOC103310405 gene encoding protein ALP1-like; its protein translation is MIVKETCQALWTVLQPTEMPVPTTNDWLEISNVFNVKTNFPNCLGAIDGKHIRCKNPSNSGSLFFNYKKFFSVVLMAVADANLQFITIDVGSYGREGDSNIFKECPFGKMLYAKKLNLPEPNILPNTNNNPQPFVFIGDEAFALHTNLLRPYPGRNLTDTRRIFNYRLSRARRTVECAFGVLANKWRVLHTPIQVEPEFTDIIIKACCILHNFVRKRDGINFEDAETHSLDDIEARGTGTRSEGIEVRDYFADYFMGPGAVDFQYKVL